CTTAGCCACCTTTCTGGCTTGAACTCCTTCCAGTCCTTCCCCCATATGCTCTCCATTCTTCCCATTGCATAGATTGCGTAGATCACTTTTGTTCCTTTCTTTAGTACCGTTCCATCTGGGAATGTGTCATCTTTAACAACCTGAAAATTTCATAATTGCAAACTAGCATCACTTCTAAATGCATTCAATATCACTTTGAATTGTGTGATTTCTCTCACTACAGTATTTACTACGCATGTGTGTTTTTCATTGACTTGTCAGATTCATGCTTTGCCAGTAAATTTGACAATTCTAGGATTTCCCACtcttttatgaatattttatgattgCCGTTGCCCGTGCCTGATTTTTCTAGGGGGCTGCCAAAGAATTGTGGTTGTTAGATAGACCTAATAATAGCTAGCAGCTCTGCATCAGCTCCGAGAATTTAATAACTAAGCCGCTTGAAGGAACAGATTCAAAGATCAGAACAAAACATAGGAGTACACTACTATTTTTTCTGTGTGTGGGTGTTATTTCCTACCGAGAATTCTCTTATAATCTATGTTGACTtttgatgtaaaaaaattatttaaattatccaAACAAAGTTTCAGTTCTAATTGAACAGCAACTCTGAAAACAGACTGTCCTGGCTTTACTAGACAATGCACATGTAGTGCTAAGATGAGTTTTACATCTCAAAACAGATATTAATAACCAAAATGGAATTACTCGTAAGCTTATAGCAATTGGAATGGAAAATGAATGAGtatgaaagaaattaaataaatacctCCTTGTGATCCACAGGCACAGAAGGGTATAACCTGAGAGCTTCTGATAAAGCAGCATGCAAATAGTCCATCTTCTTGATCTCCTCCGGCCTAAATCTCAAAGAATTATCAAACTCTTCCCTTTTTATGTCGTTCCTTTGACTCACCAACATGCATATCTCTGCTAGAATATTCTCCTCCACTTCAGGATTCTGTTCAAGCAACCAGAAAAACCAACTCAAAGCAACCGAAGAGGTGTCCCTCCCTGCCAATATAAAGTTCACACATATATCCCTCAAAAACTTATCCGAGTAGGGTCTTCCATTCTCATCCTTCAGCCTCATGAACACAGTTAACAAATCTGACCTATTCTTGGTGTCTTCACATTGCAAAGAGAGTTCTTTCTTTCTAGTCCGAATGACATTCTCAGCAAACTCATCAACCCCTTTTATGGACTTCTTCAGCTTCCTTTCCACCCCGAGGTTGAGAAGCCTCATGGCCTTCCAAACGCACGTTGGGGTAACAAAACGAAACACTGTGGCTTCTGTTGCATCCTCAAAGGCTTTGGCAAATGGTATCTTAGGTAAACCCAGGCGCAAACAACCTGGATCAACACCAAAGGCAATCATGCATACATTGTCAAAAGTTAGCCTTAAGAGAATGTCTTGCAGGTCTATTGCAACCGATTTCTTAACCGATGCCTCTAACACAGGCAAGAGCCTATAGTGGACAAGCTCGAACAAGGATTCCGTTGTTAATTGTCTGAACTTGGTTGAATGAAACTCAATGCTTGCTATTTTCCTTTGCTTCTGCCAGGTGTCATCGTCTGCATTGAATATACCATCTCCTAGCAGGTCTCTAACCGTGTTCCTGAAGTATCCTCCCTTAGGGAACAGAGGGAACTTGGTTTTGAGAAGGTGCTCCATGTTGCGAGGATCAGCAGTGACAATGCAGTTGAGGTTGCTAAAGCAAGGCCCTTTGAATCTGAATGTCCCGTTTTGCCTTTTGAGCGCTTCTGTGATCCATTCATACAAGTTTGTTCTGAGTCCTGTGACCAAAGATGGAACCATTCCAAGGACAGGCCAAACGACTAGGCCATGGAGCCTCTTTTGTCTAAGAGAATGAATGAGTAGGAAGACAAGAACCGCAAGGAAAATCTCAAAAATTTGGATGTCTTGCATGAAGAAGGTGAGGTTGAGGGTTCTTGGTTTGGTCATGGCGTTGTAATGGAAAGGAATGTGGGAATGCATGGTATTGGTATGTTTTGAAGTGTAATATTGGAGGGTGGTGTTGGTCATGTATGTTATATGAAGTGGTGCACAGCATGCCTTGTGTTTCTTGGCGTGCTTAGTTTTGCATAATCAGTTTGATTTGGTGAGCTGAAATGTTTGCAATTgtgttggttttgggtatgTTTTCTTGGTTGAAATTGTTCCAGGAATAAGAATGTTTGAACACTGAAAGTTTGAGTGTCAAAATACCTCGTTTTTGTGGTATGACTAGGAAGATGGAAAGTGGATGTAGCTGATAACCTAAGTCAGAACTGTTTGTACAGTTTTAATGTCACACGTTACTTTCTGATTAGGAACTTCATCAATAACTACCTAGTTGTTTGATTTTATCTTATATTGTATTGCATTGAATATAAGTTTAGTTTTATTGTGGGTCCACTGATTTGTGTGAAAACTTGTGGGTTGCCTTTTTGGTAGCACTCGGCAACTTGATCTTCATAATGCTCTATGTGTCAACACTTGGCAAACTTCCACTTTTGGACACACTCAATCATTTCAACCAGCAAGGAAATTGGTTTGGCGTAAATATACAGAATATGTTTTTAGGCATTAAAATtagatttgaaattaaaatttatatatttttaaaattttaacatatttttatctcaaaattttagaatttaataaatatgacttttttttacatgttaaatgGTATTTTAAACAGATATTTGATTTTACATATTAGAATGTATTAGATGAGATAAATTGTTCAgtgttaatttgaaaatttgtttgacaGGAGAATATTTGAGacaaagataaattttaattttgtatcaaaatttaaaaactaaaaacatatttaatttatatttatatttcattgtacagtttaaaaaaaattcactcaaCTTTAAATATCAGTAAATAAAATTGCAACATAATCTTACTGTCATGAATAGTGTGTAACTATAAGTACCTACCCAATTTTGATGAATAAATTGTATTTATGAGCATTGATTATTATGCTTAGATGTTTGTGGTTGAATGATTATGAGAAGGAATTTGAGGGGTGTTTCTAAATTTGGTTGGAAGGTTTAGTCGGAGAAGTTTACTTGGTAGCATTGTGGGTACAATGTTGCTTAAGACAGAAGAAAATGAGGTAAGAATTTAAACTATAGTCTTTGCAATTAAGAATGCAGTACATAATAACCATTGACACGTAAAAATTAAGGTAAAAAAAGAAGGTAGCATTTGTgattttaatagcattgcagCAGTGGTTGATGTTTAGTCAAAAAAAGGTTTGACTAAAATTTGAATTTGCAGTTGAAATTGAACTGTAGTTGTGAAACTGAGATGGCAAatttgagaagagaaaatagatTAAAGAAGGAATGTAGATGAGTTGGAGATGCTGCTGTTGCTCAACTAATACACACCTAATGCACACGCAAAACGCAACGGTTCCCAAAAGAAAAACCTAATTACCATAAACATTTTCAGATAGAGGTTGACAGTGCGAAcaataactatattaattattttaaaaaatataaaaaatgtaaattaatattaaataattactataaatataaggatgtattaaaatataattttatcctttctcaatatttattataatatactttgtataaactttatataaataaacttatttactCGAATCTTAACTTGTAAATATTTATCAGTATAAGTTTTCCATGAATTACTTTTTATGACCCATGACATAGTCTATTTATCTAAATAAAGGTTATAATTACTTATTTG
The Vigna angularis cultivar LongXiaoDou No.4 chromosome 5, ASM1680809v1, whole genome shotgun sequence genome window above contains:
- the LOC108340716 gene encoding cytochrome P450 86B1, coding for MQDIQIFEIFLAVLVFLLIHSLRQKRLHGLVVWPVLGMVPSLVTGLRTNLYEWITEALKRQNGTFRFKGPCFSNLNCIVTADPRNMEHLLKTKFPLFPKGGYFRNTVRDLLGDGIFNADDDTWQKQRKIASIEFHSTKFRQLTTESLFELVHYRLLPVLEASVKKSVAIDLQDILLRLTFDNVCMIAFGVDPGCLRLGLPKIPFAKAFEDATEATVFRFVTPTCVWKAMRLLNLGVERKLKKSIKGVDEFAENVIRTRKKELSLQCEDTKNRSDLLTVFMRLKDENGRPYSDKFLRDICVNFILAGRDTSSVALSWFFWLLEQNPEVEENILAEICMLVSQRNDIKREEFDNSLRFRPEEIKKMDYLHAALSEALRLYPSVPVDHKEVVKDDTFPDGTVLKKGTKVIYAIYAMGRMESIWGKDWKEFKPERWLRDGRFMSESAYKFTAFNGGPRLCLGKDFAYYQMKYAAASIIFRYRVKVVENHPVEPKLALTMYMKHGLKVNLYRRDVAQIHRHLGRVQIN